CCTGGCCCGCGAATAGGAACGCAGTGGCGTTGGCCGGCAGCTGAAGGCCGGGCGCGGACACCGAATCCGGAAGGTGCACCGTCCTCGAAACGCCGCGCGGAGCGGTGTCCGACAGCAGCGTTCGCGCCAGCTCGCGCACGGCCTCCGGGAACAGGGCCTGCACGCCTCCGCCTCCCTGCAATGCGAGGTCACGGAAGCTCTTCGGGCCCGCCGGCTCATGCAGGGCCGCCAGCGATTCGAAGCTGCGCTGGAAGGACTTCGGAAATGCGCGCAGCGTTCCCTGCCGGTCCGCGCAGAGCACGGTCTGGTAGCCGCAGGCCACCGGCGTGCCGTCGCTCTTCAACGTGCGGAAGCAGAAGCGCAGGGACACCTCGCCGCGCTCCTCCAGCGACGTCAGGATGATCAGCCGGTCGCCCAGCACCGCCGGAGAGAGGTTGCGCGAATAGCCCTCGTAGGTGAGCAGGAGCACCTGGTCGAAGTCGCGCCGGAACTCGGGCTCCTCGAAGGCGTGCGGGCTGAAGAGCAGGTGCTCCCGGCCGGCGCACTGGAACTTGAAGTTGGTGAGGAAGTGATGGCTCCCGTAGGCCATCGTGTCGTCGAAGTGGATGTCATACGGGACGGCGAAGAAGTCCATGGTGATGGCTCCTGGAAGGTGTGGGGTCAGGACGCGCGCGCGGCCGGCAGCAGGCCGTCCACGGTTCCGGAGAGGCCGGCGTCCACCACCCAGATGGCGCCATTCACTCGCTGCGTCTTCGGCCCCAGCAGCAGCTCGGTCACGTCCGCGACGTCGTCCGCGGTGCACAGCCGTCCGCCGGGCGTCGCGGACTCCCAGCGCGCCACGCGCTCCGGGGCGTCCGGGAACATCCCCAGCAGGTCTCCGTGCACGGGGCCCGCGGACACGCAGTTGGTGCGGATGCCCTCCGGCGCCAGCTCCGCGGCCAGGTAGCGCGTGAGGGACTCCACACCCGCCTTCACCACGCCCTGGCAACCCAGGTCGTGCATGTACCGCTGCGACATGGACGTGGACATGGTGACGATGCTCCCGCCTCCACGCGCGGCCATGAGCGGGCGCGCGCGCATCGCGCACTCGTAGGTGCCGGTGATGCAGGTGCGGAACGCCTTGTCCCAATCCCGGGGCGCGATGCGGTCGAACGGACCGATGAGCCCGTTGGACGCGTTGCACACCAGCAGGTCGAGCCCACCCAGCTGCTCACGGATCGCCGCGAACATCCGCTCCAGGTGCTCCTCCTGCGCGACGGAGCCCCACAGGTGGACCGCCTTGCCGCCCGCGTCGACGATGTCCCGCGCCGTCTTCTCCCCGTCCTCACGGGAGTGGAACGAGTTGACGACCACCGTCGCGCCCGCGCGCGCCAGCCGCGTCGCGATGACCCGACCGATGCCCTTCCCTGAACCCGTGACGAGCGCGACCTTGCCCGCGAACGGCAGGTCCGTGCGCGACACGACCGGCGCGGGCGCCGCGTGGACGACGGGAGCGCGAGGCCTGGCTTCCGCGACGGGCGGCGCGGCCGGCAGCAGCGCACGGGCCGCGTCGGCGATGGCGGCCATCGTGCGCAGGCGCTGCGACGGCTTCGGCGCGTCACCCAGCCCCAGCTCCTTCATGAGCACGGCCATCACCTCCGCCTGCTTCACGGAGTCGATGCCCAGCTCGTCCTCCAGGTCCGCGTGCGGCGTGAGCAGTTCCTCCGGGTAGCGCGTCACACGCGCGAACACGGCACGCACGCGTGGCAGGAGGTCCTGCGTGGCGGGAGCACCGGTGCCCGCCTTCGCTTCAGCGACAGCGGGGGCGGGGGCGACGGGCGCGGCGACATGGAGCGACGGTCCGGGCTGCGTGCCCAGCGCCTCCGTCACCGCCCCGGCGATGGCGCCCAGCGTGCGCGCCTTCCCGTTTCGCGGCAGCCGGTCCGGCGGCAGCTGGAACTCGCGAGCGATGACCGCGGC
This DNA window, taken from Corallococcus coralloides DSM 2259, encodes the following:
- a CDS encoding SDR family oxidoreductase, encoding MSARSSQSHTSTPSNILEQVRQCAASVTRYPLDILTEHAQLEDELGIDSVKLAEIAAVIAREFQLPPDRLPRNGKARTLGAIAGAVTEALGTQPGPSLHVAAPVAPAPAVAEAKAGTGAPATQDLLPRVRAVFARVTRYPEELLTPHADLEDELGIDSVKQAEVMAVLMKELGLGDAPKPSQRLRTMAAIADAARALLPAAPPVAEARPRAPVVHAAPAPVVSRTDLPFAGKVALVTGSGKGIGRVIATRLARAGATVVVNSFHSREDGEKTARDIVDAGGKAVHLWGSVAQEEHLERMFAAIREQLGGLDLLVCNASNGLIGPFDRIAPRDWDKAFRTCITGTYECAMRARPLMAARGGGSIVTMSTSMSQRYMHDLGCQGVVKAGVESLTRYLAAELAPEGIRTNCVSAGPVHGDLLGMFPDAPERVARWESATPGGRLCTADDVADVTELLLGPKTQRVNGAIWVVDAGLSGTVDGLLPAARAS